The proteins below come from a single Ruegeria sp. THAF33 genomic window:
- the secE gene encoding preprotein translocase subunit SecE, protein MATTNPIQFIQQVRAEVSKVVWPTRREVLLTTVMVFIMAALTAVFFALVDLGIRGGLQLILGAFS, encoded by the coding sequence ATGGCCACCACCAATCCGATCCAGTTCATTCAGCAAGTCCGTGCCGAAGTCTCCAAGGTCGTCTGGCCGACCCGGCGCGAGGTGCTGCTGACCACGGTAATGGTCTTCATCATGGCGGCGCTGACGGCTGTATTTTTCGCTTTGGTCGATTTGGGTATTCGGGGTGGTCTTCAACTGATCCTGGGTGCTTTTAGCTAG
- the ccoS gene encoding cbb3-type cytochrome oxidase assembly protein CcoS has protein sequence MEVLAYLIPISLFLGGVGLAAFVYTVRTNQYEDPEGDARRILSDEWDDKPKP, from the coding sequence ATGGAAGTGCTTGCTTATCTGATCCCGATTTCCCTGTTCCTGGGGGGCGTTGGTCTGGCTGCCTTCGTATATACCGTTCGTACGAACCAGTACGAAGACCCCGAAGGTGATGCGCGCCGGATCCTGAGCGACGAATGGGATGACAAACCCAAACCCTGA